In Anomaloglossus baeobatrachus isolate aAnoBae1 chromosome 3, aAnoBae1.hap1, whole genome shotgun sequence, one genomic interval encodes:
- the UTS2B gene encoding urotensin-2B encodes MLPKASSVHLCLGTLTFLVVISIQSAEGKPYLLQENELYPEKDVNHQDMLLTLLLNKHLPVRRPSHLEMELENKLEELEQLEKLKEQILEEKSGDMSFAMDRLPSSHPNKRACFWKYCV; translated from the exons ATGTTGCCTAAAGCTTCTTCTGTACATCTCTGCCTTGGGACTTTAACTTTCCTTGTTGTGATCTCCATTCAATCAGCTGAAGGCAAACCATATCTGTTGCAAG AAAATGAATTGTATCCAGAAAAAGATGTTAACCACCAAGATATGCTTCTGACACTCCTTCTAAATAAGCACTTGCCCGTAAGAAGACCTTCACACCTAG AGATGGAGCTGGAGAACAAGTTAGAAGAATTGGAACAG ttagagaaattgaaggaacagATTTTGGAAGAGAAGTCAGGTGACATGTCATTTGCTATGGACAGACTCCCATCTTCACATCCAAACAAAAGAG CATGTTTCTGGAAATATTGTGTGTGA